Within the Luteimonas sp. JM171 genome, the region CACCTGGCCGCTTTCGATCCGCGTCCGGCAGTGGTGTTCTGCACCGCCTACGATGCCCACGCGCTGTCGGCGTTCGAGGCGGCTGCGGTCGACTACCTGGTCAAGCCGGTCCGGCTTGAGCGCCTGCAGGCCGCCCTGGAACGTGCCCGCACGTTCACCCTGGGGCGCGAGCGCGAGGACCCGGAAGCGGGCTCCGGCCAGCGCACCCATCTATGCGCGCGCCTGCGCGGGAGTTTGCGGCTGATCCCGATCGAGGAGGTGCACTACCTCCAGGCCGAGGAAAAGTACGTGGTGGTGCACCACGCGCGCGGCGAGGACCTGATCGAGGAGTCGCTGAAGTCGCTGGAATCGGAGTTTGGCGAGCGCTTCCTGCGCATCCACCGCAACTGCCTGGTGTCGCGCCATGCCCTGGCCGAACTGCGCCGCGGCCATGATGGCCAGGCGCGGGTGCTGTTGCGCGGCGTCGATGCCCAGCTGGACGTCAGCCGCCGCTGCGTGGCGCAGGTGCGCGAGGCGATCCGGCGGCTGTGAAGCCCGCGCAGACCGATCGCGGCGATAATGGCCGCATGAAGACAACCCTGCGCATCGCCACCCGCAAGAGCCAGCTCGCCCTGTGGCAGAGCGAACACGTCGCCACCCTGCTGCGCCAGGCGCACCCGGGGCTGGAGGTCGAACTGGTGCCCCTGTCCACCAAGGGCGACGAGATCCTGGACCGCGCGCTGTCCGCCATCGGCGGCAAGGGCCTCTTCCTGAAGGAACTGGAGGTGGCCATGCAGCGCGGCGAAGCGGACTGCGCGGTGCATTCGCTCAAGGACGTGCCGATGGAACTTGAGCCGGGGTTTGCCCTGCCGGCGGTGCTCGAGCGCGCCGACTACGCCGACGCCTTCGTCAGCAACCAGCACCGCGACGTGGCTGCGCTTCCGCAGGGGGCGTGCGTGGGCACTTCGTCCCTGCGCCGCAAGGCGCAGCTGCGCGCGCTGCGGCCGGACCTGGAGCTGCGTGACCTGCGCGGCAACGTCAATACCAGGCTGGCCAAGCTGGATGCGGGTGATTACGACGCCATCGTCCTGGCCTGCGCCGGGCTGCAGCGCCTGGGGCTGGACGAGCGGATCCGCGGCCGGCTGCTGGCCCCCGAATGGCTGCCGTCACCGGCCCAGGGCGCGATCGCCATCGAATGCCGCGACGACGACCCGCAGCTTGCCAGCCTGCTGGCCGCGCTGGACCACGCGCCCACCCGCACCTGCGTGGAGGCCGAGCGGGCCATGAACCGCGCGCTGCATGGGAGCTGCCACGTGCCGGTGGCCGCGCTGGCGGAGTTGCAGGGCGGCGCGCTTGTGCTGCAGGGGCTGGTGGGCGATGCCGGCACCGGCCGCCTGGTGCGGGCCGAGGCGAGCGGGCCCGCGCACGCGCCCGGATCGCTGGGCGGCGAGGTCGCGCGAATGCTGCTGGCCCGCGGCGCCGGCGAGCTGCTGCCGGGCCCAGCGGCTACCTGAAGGTGTAGACCAGGTTGACCGTGCTCAGGGTGTCGGTGTTCTTGCGCCCGGCCGCGGTATCCACCTCGGTGTTGTGACGGAACTGCAGGCCGGCCTTCAGCGCCAGCGCGTCGCTCATTGCCACCGTCAGGCCCAGGTCGTTCTGGGCAAAGGTGTTGTCGTCGCCCGCCTCCACCAGCAGGGTGTTCGACAGCCGCGTGTTGGGCGTGAGGTTGCGGCCGAAGTCCAGCAGCGAGCGCACGATGTAGTCGCTGTTGACCTCCTGCGTCTGGGCCTCGCGGGCGCGGCGGTAGCCCGGGCCCACTTCCAGCAGCAGGAAGGTGTCGTCGTCGTTGAAGAAGTGGTGGCCGTAGCCGAACGAGAAGGTGCCCTGGTAGTCGTTGAGGGCGTAGTCGTCGCGTTCGTAGCGGGCGGCGCCGAACCAGTTGTGGGTGGCATCGACCTTGATCGAGGTGCTGCCGCCGATCTGGTAGCGGTTGGCACTGGTCTGGTACACCGTCTGCGAATTGCCGTCCTCATCGAGGATGGTCACGTCGGCCTTGGCCCGCAGCGCCGAGAAGGTGAGCTGGTGCTTGCTGCGCGCATCCTCCTGCACAAGATGCAGGCGGCTGTTGAGGTTCTCCGAGCGGCGGTTGCCGCGGGTCATCGCGAAGCCGAGCTCACCGGTCGCGTTCCACACGGGCTCGCGGTTCTCCTCAAAACCGGGATCCTGTCCCCAGGCCGGCAGGGAGAGTGCAAGCAACAGCGGGAACGGCAGGAAGCGTAGGCGCATGGCGTGGGGCCTGTATTGAACGACTGCAAGCCCGCCATTATGCCGCCGGCCGCCGGGGGACCCAACCGCGCCGCTTCGCACTCAGTAGTAGAGCGACACCAGGTGCCTCGCCTGGGCGAAGAACAGCCAGCGTTCGGCAAACGCTCCCGCCAGCAGGGCCAGCGCGGCAGGGACGAGCAGCACCGCCGGCGACAGCACGCCGCCGGCCGCCAGTGCCCAAGCCGCCAGCGGAACGCCTGCCAGCAGCGCCAACGTTGCCGCGCGCAGGGAGCGGGCATGGCGGCGGGCGAGCACGAACACCATCTCCCGGGTGATGAAGCTGGCCTCGGTATGCGGGCGCTCGAACACGGATGCCTCGCGGCCCGGAAGGCCCAGCGCCGCGCCGCGGGTGGCGGGAAGCGGCTGCCGGTCGATGTCGCGCCAATATGCGAGCTTGCAGCCCGCCAACAGCGTGCCCAGCAGCGCGAGGGTCAGCAGGCTGCCGGTTTCGGGCGGGGCGGTGGGCAGCAGCAGCGCCATGAGCCAGAACAGCAGGGCCAGCCCCGTGAGCAGCGCGAACAGCAGGTACACCGGGACCACCAGCGGATGGCGCCAGGCCGGGATCGGTGGCAGCGAGGCATAGATCATGGCGGTGCAGGCCACGGTGGCCAGCGCCAGCACCGCAAGTACCAGGCCCAGCACGCCCAGTGCGATGGCGCGGCCCGGCCCGGGCGCGGCGAGCAGCAGCAGGCCGGCCACTGCCAGTGCCGGCAGGGGGACCAGCAGCGCCAGCACGCCTTCGCGCGACAGCCACGACGTGCGCCACTGGCCCAGTGCCCGCCATGCCCGCGCGGGGCGGCCGAGGTGGGCGAGGGAGCTGAGCAATCCGGCCGTCGAGAGCACCAGCCCCGCCAGCAGCCCCCACAGG harbors:
- the hemC gene encoding hydroxymethylbilane synthase, which produces MKTTLRIATRKSQLALWQSEHVATLLRQAHPGLEVELVPLSTKGDEILDRALSAIGGKGLFLKELEVAMQRGEADCAVHSLKDVPMELEPGFALPAVLERADYADAFVSNQHRDVAALPQGACVGTSSLRRKAQLRALRPDLELRDLRGNVNTRLAKLDAGDYDAIVLACAGLQRLGLDERIRGRLLAPEWLPSPAQGAIAIECRDDDPQLASLLAALDHAPTRTCVEAERAMNRALHGSCHVPVAALAELQGGALVLQGLVGDAGTGRLVRAEASGPAHAPGSLGGEVARMLLARGAGELLPGPAAT
- a CDS encoding LytTR family DNA-binding domain-containing protein, giving the protein MKVVIADDEPLARERLRALLAAQDGVELVAEVGDGHAALHAAAEHGADLVLLDIAMPGIDGLEAARHLAAFDPRPAVVFCTAYDAHALSAFEAAAVDYLVKPVRLERLQAALERARTFTLGREREDPEAGSGQRTHLCARLRGSLRLIPIEEVHYLQAEEKYVVVHHARGEDLIEESLKSLESEFGERFLRIHRNCLVSRHALAELRRGHDGQARVLLRGVDAQLDVSRRCVAQVREAIRRL
- a CDS encoding DmsC/YnfH family molybdoenzyme membrane anchor subunit; amino-acid sequence: MHPALSVIFFTTLSGAGYGLMAWLGLSLFMLHTRADLMPMLQPMYLWGLLAGLVLSTAGLLSSLAHLGRPARAWRALGQWRTSWLSREGVLALLVPLPALAVAGLLLLAAPGPGRAIALGVLGLVLAVLALATVACTAMIYASLPPIPAWRHPLVVPVYLLFALLTGLALLFWLMALLLPTAPPETGSLLTLALLGTLLAGCKLAYWRDIDRQPLPATRGAALGLPGREASVFERPHTEASFITREMVFVLARRHARSLRAATLALLAGVPLAAWALAAGGVLSPAVLLVPAALALLAGAFAERWLFFAQARHLVSLYY
- a CDS encoding DUF481 domain-containing protein: MRLRFLPFPLLLALSLPAWGQDPGFEENREPVWNATGELGFAMTRGNRRSENLNSRLHLVQEDARSKHQLTFSALRAKADVTILDEDGNSQTVYQTSANRYQIGGSTSIKVDATHNWFGAARYERDDYALNDYQGTFSFGYGHHFFNDDDTFLLLEVGPGYRRAREAQTQEVNSDYIVRSLLDFGRNLTPNTRLSNTLLVEAGDDNTFAQNDLGLTVAMSDALALKAGLQFRHNTEVDTAAGRKNTDTLSTVNLVYTFR